From one Liolophura sinensis isolate JHLJ2023 chromosome 10, CUHK_Ljap_v2, whole genome shotgun sequence genomic stretch:
- the LOC135476375 gene encoding galactose-3-O-sulfotransferase 2-like: MESKLVPTRSRVRREEKSGLCKGSQGREHNSYYHSTKPEKLPPIPKGKVYEILCQHVVYSQVAFKKYLPPDVAVIAAVREPLDRFVSSFLYFHQYPTSVKQKSRVNGNDIMLMREFLKNPEFYEPAIFKQGSLAVNRMSFDFGIPKSQYSNASFVDKYIKMVDEHMEFVLVADHFDASLVILKRKLCWSTKDILYEVQHKGMKQKPAIPEDIRQSLKNLSPSDFQLYDYFSRKFQRIAQAELNLSEEVSIFQETLKNVTRFCGALSKSGPQFKHFEKTQFSHEFNITKLDCDYLSFKEEAFIKLLWKNQAI, translated from the exons ATGGAGAGCAAACTGGTCCCGACGAGATCCCGTGTGCGCCGAGAGGAGAAGAGTGGCCTTTGTAAAGGTTCACAAGGCCGCGAGCACAACAGTTACTACCATTCTACAAAG CCAGAAAAACTGCCCCCGATTCCTAAAGGAAAGGTCTATGAAATTCTGTGTCAGCATGTTGTGTACAGCCAAGTGGCGTTTAAGAAGTACCTTCCTCCAGATGTCGCTGTCATAGCGGCGGTCAGAGAACCACTCGACCGATTTGTGTCGTCTTTCTTGTATTTCCACCAGTATCCAACATCTGTGAAGCAAAAATCGAGAGTGAATGGAAATGACATTATGTTGATGAGAGAGTTTCTGAAAAACCCGGAGTTTTACGAGCCAGCGATCTTTAAACAGGGATCTTTAGCTGTCAACCGGATGTCATTTGACTTCGGCATTCCTAAATCCCAATACAGCAACGCGAGTTTTGTGGACAAGTACATTAAAATGGTGGACGAACATATGGAATTTGTTTTGGTTGCTGATCATTTTGACGCGTCTCTTGTGATTTTAAAACGAAAACTGTGTTGGTCAACTAAAGATATTctgtatgaagtacaacataaGGGTATGAAGCAAAAACCCGCCATTCCTGAAGATATCAGACAAAGCTTGAAAAATCTTTCTCCATCAGACTTTCAGCTTTACGATTACTTTAGTAGGAAGTTTCAGCGAATAGCGCAAGCTGAGCTTAACTTGTCGGAAGAGGTGAGCATTTTCCAAGAAACATTGAAAAATGTGACTAGATTCTGTGGCGCTCTGAGCAAAAGTGGACCTCAGTTCAAGCACTTTGAAAAGACGCAATTTTCCCACGAATTTAACATCACTAAGTTGGACTGTGATTATCTTAGTTTTAAAGAAGAAGCATTCATAAAATTGCTGTGGAAAAATCAGGCGATATAA